GGCAGGTAAACGTTGAAATCGTGGCCTTTGGGCTTGATGCCCATCGAATCGACGATCGCCTGTTTGAGCGCGGTATCGTCATCGGCAAAGCGGCGCAGCGACGGCATCAAATCGAGCATGTCGTTCTGCCCCAGGCACGGAAACAACTCGCCGCGGCAGGTGATGCGAACGCGATTGCAGCTATCGCAGAAATTATGCGAGTGTGGGGAGATGAAGCCGACGCGCGTGCGCGTGCCGGGAATGCGCCAGTAACGCGCCGGGCCGCCGCTGGATTCGGCGCTGGCGTGCATCTCGAAGCGCTGCTTGAGCTGAGCCAGCGCAGCGTCCGAGCTGTAGTAGGTGTTGGCGCGCGCGTGATCGACTTCGCCCAGCGGCATTTCTTCGATGAACGAAATGTCGATTTCGTTATTGATCGCGAATTGCACCAGATCGGGGAGTTCGCCATCGTTGGCGCCGCGCATCATGACCGTATTCAGCTTGATTCCGGAAAAGCCGGCAGCCTTGGCGGCGGCGATGCCGCGCAACACCTTGTCGATATCGCCGACGCGTGTGATCTCTTTGAAGCGCCCGGCATCCAGCGTATCGAGACTGATATTGATGCGCTTGACGCCGGCATCTTTCAGTGGCTGCGCAAGACGTTCGAGCTGCGAGCCGTTGGTCGTCATGACCAGTTCTTTCAAACCATCGAGCTTGCCGATTTGTCGCATCAGCCAAACGACGTTCTTGCGCACCAGCGGCTCGCCACCGGTGATGCGAACTTTGGTCACGCCGAGGCTGACAAAGACGCGTACCACCCGCAGGCATTCTTCAAGCGACAACACCTGATCGCGCGGCAGAAACACCATGTCTTCCGCCATGCAATATGTGCAGCGAAAATCGCAGCGGTCGGTGACCGACAGCCGGATATAAGTGATGCGACGCCCGTACTTGTCGACCAGCGGCTGGGTCTGCAAAAGGGGGTCAGCGACTATGCTATCGGGCATAAAACTCAGGCGGTTCTTCCGCGGTTAGTGGATTCGTTGAAGCAAAAAGCTTGGACAGCTATTTCGTTTGAGTGTTTGAATGATCGGGCGCAGAATCCGCGAGTGGACGATTGCCTACAGCTTTCGTCACGCGCCGAACCCTGGTTTTTCTCGCAAACACCTGCCGATCGAAATGGATCAACCCACTTATCCTCTGGCAGTCATCATGGAGCGTATCGCTCTGGAAAACAAGTGGTGCACCGAGAAGTGGGAAGTCAAGGGCGTCGTGCGCGATGTGTTCGGCGCGGAGGCGAAACGGCGCGTTATTTACGAGGACGCGAAGCATACGCAAATCTTGTTTCCCGGCTACGTTCTGGTTTTGTACAAGGACGAGGTCGATAACTATCATCTGAATTTGAGCGCGCCGACTCCCAAGGTTTTTGTGCTTTGGCGCGAGCAGGAGGGAACGCCGGTCCCCCATTCGCTGACGGTGAGCTACGGCGAAGCCGCGCGATGGATGGACAGCAACGAGACAGTCGATGCGGTGGCGCTGCCCGAGGAACTCTATCCATGGATCAGCGAATTCATTGAACGTCATTATCATCCGGAGCCCAAAAAAATCAGGCGGCGTACATGAGCGACGATCGCGACAAGACGGAAGGTTTCCTGGCGCGTTGGTCGCGGTTGAAGACCCGGCCGGTCAGCACGGGCGAGAAAGTCGGGCAAGATCGGGCAGGCGATCGCAATTCCGTTGCCGGAACGCCGGCCGAAACGCCGAAAATCGGCGCCAACAGCAATCAGCAGGCAGCCGCCGCCGGGGCTCCGGCACGCGTCGCGCTGCCGCCGCTGGATAGTTTGAACATCGATTCCGACTATTCACCTTTCTTGCAGCCCCATGTCGAAGAATCAGCGCGCCGAGCCGGGCTGCGCAAACTGCTGCGCGATCCCCATTTCAATGTCATGGACGGCCTCGACGTCTACATAGAGGATTTCGGCAAGGCCGATCCGATGCCGGCGGCGATGCTCGCGGATCAGCTCAGGCAATTGCTCGCGGCGCAAAGCCGCGATGTGGTTGAGGAAGAGGGTGAAGCCAAACCCGCCGATATTACCGACACACCAGTTGCCGAGGCGCCGGTACAAGTGGGGCAGAATGACGAGCCTGTCGAGCAATCCGCTCACGCTGCGGACAAAATGTCTGACAAGCGCGATGGCGTTTAGTCTTTTTTGGGTAACTTTATGGATTTCTGTTCAGATTAGCTGGCCCGGCGTATGCTCAGGCGAAGCTGACACGCACTGTGCTTAGTAGACGCCTTCCCTGAAAACGACGCTGCTCTGTAATTGCAATAAAACGATGCCGCTCGATGCGAAAGCATTGACGAAGGCATTGTCGTCGGCTGCGTCCGATTTTCCCGACTCTACCGTCGTCATTCATCAGGAACTCTGTCGTCGCCAAATCGGCGCTTTCGATGCCGCGCAGGCCACTGAAGACGTGCTCGTCTGCTGTACCCAGGAGGCGACGCTGTTCCGGGAAATCTCCGAACAACGCGATGCCAACGTCTCGTTCCTGAATATCCGTGAAAGCGGCGGCTGGTCCGCGAATGCGGCGTTGGCAACGCCCAAGATTGCCGCTTTGATCGCCGCCGCCGCGTTGCCTGAGCCTGAGCCGGTGCCGGGAGTTTCCTACCGATCCGAGGGCCGTTTACTGATTATCGGAGAGCCAGCCGCCAGCCTGAAATGGGCTGAACAATTGGCCGGACAGCTTGACGTCGCCGTCCTGCTCACGCCGCCGACCCACGCGCAAGCCGCATCGGCATCGGCCTCGGCGGAACTGCCGATCGAGCGCCGCTATCCGGTGTTTTCCGGCAAAGTCCAGACTATCGAAGGCTACCTCGGCGCGTTCGACGTGGTATGGCATCAGGCCAATCCGATCGACCTCGAGACCTGTACGCGCTGCAACGCCTGCATCCATGCCTGCCCTGAGCAGGCGATCGATTTCACTTATCAGATCGATCTCGATCGCTGCAATTCGCACCGTGTCTGCGTAAAAGTCTGCGAGGTTGGCGCAATCGATTTTGCGCGCGCGCCCGACGCCGCCCGCCGCAGCGAGCGCTTCGATCTGATACTCGACCTGTCGCCGCAACCCCATTTGCAAATGCACCAGCCGCCGCAGGGTTACTTTGCGCCGGGCGTTGATTCCTTCGGCTTGGCCAACGCCGTACGCGAGTTATCGCACATGGTCGGCGAATTCGAGAAACCGAAATACTTCGTCTACAAGGAAAAGATTTGCGCGCATAGCCGCTCCGGCATAGAAGGTTGTACGCAGTGCATCGATGTCTGCTCGACGCGCGCGATTTCGCACGACGGCGATCATGTCAAGGTCGAGCCGCATCTGTGCATGGGTTGCGGCGCCTGCGCCAGCGTATGCCCGTCCGGCGCGATGACATTCGCGTATCCGCGCGTCGCTGATATCGGCGCCCACATCAAGACCATGCTGCAAGCCTATGGCAAGGCTGGCGGGAAAGACGCGTGCATGCTTTTTCACAATGCGAGCGATGGCCGCGATCTGATTGCCAGGCTTGCGCGTCGCGGCAAAGGTCTGCCGGCCCGCGTCATTCCGCTCGAAACGCATCACGTTGCCGCACTCGGGCTTGACCTGATGCTGGGCAGCATCGCTTTCGGCGCATCTCAGGTTGTCGTCCTGAGCGCCGGATCGGAGGCGCCGGAATATCGCGATTCGCTGCGCCGGCAAATGGATTTCGCCGAGGAAATATTGCAAGGCATGGGATATGGCGGACAGCATTTCGCCTTGATCGATGCGCACGATGTGGGCGCTTTCGAGCGGGCGATCTGGCAACTCGAGCCGGCGCAAACGGCCAGGGCCGCAACCTTCAATCTGTCGAACGAAAAGCGCGCCACCCTTGATTTCTGCTTCAATCACCTGGCGAAAAATGCGCCGCAAGCGCGCGCTGAAATCGCGCTGCCGGCGGGAGCGCCGTATGGGGCGATCGCAGTCAACAAGGACCGCTGCACCTTATGTATGTCGTGCGTCGGCGCCTGTCCGGAAAATGCGCTTCTCGATTCCAAGGAATTTCCGCAGCTTCGCTTCGTCGAGCGCAACTGCGTGCAATGCGGCTTGTGCGCAAACACCTGCCCGGAAGATGCGATCACCCTGACGCCGCGCCTCCTGCTCGGCAGGGAAGCGAAACAGGAACGCGTGCTGAACGAGGCCGAAATATTCGCCTGCGTACGTTGCCAGAAGCCATTCGCAACCCGGCAGATGATAGACAACATGCTGGGTAAGCTTGGCGCGCATTCGATGTTCACATCGGCAGCCGCGCTGCACCGGCTCAAGATGTGCGCCGACTGCCGTGTGCTCGATATGATGGCGAATGTCGATCACGGCTCCATTCTGGAACAAGTCGATGACCGCCGCTGATAGCGCTATGGCGCTTATGCCGTTGCCCGAAGCCGGCACTGAGGAGTGCGCCCGCGCCGATTTTTACGGCTTGATCGCCAACCTTTTTTACGCTGCGCCGTCAGCGCAACTGCTGGCGATCATCGTGGATGCCGATGACTTGGTTGCCGCCGGCGATGAAAGCGTCTTTTTCCGCAACTGGCAGCAACTGCAACGGACGGTGCGCGACGCCGATCATGATGCGCTGCGCCAGGAATACGAAACGCTGTTCGTCGGCGTCGGCCGCGGACTTGTCGTGCCGTACGCTTCGTACTATCTGACCGGTTTTTTGATGGAAAAGCCGCTGGCCCGATTGCGCTCCGATCTCGCAGCCATGGGATTGGCGCGCCGCGGTAAAGTCCATGAGCCCGAGGATCACATTTCAGCGTTGTGCGATGTGATGCGGCTTCTGATTATCGGTAGCGATACTCGTCCTGCCGCTGATCTGTTGCAGCAGCGGGAATTTTTCGAACGCAACCTGAAGCCATGGTATGCCCGCTTGCATGAGGATTTACGAAAAACCGAGGCAGCAGTTTTCTATAAAACCGTCGGCGGCTTCACTCAGGCTTTTTTTGATCTTGAAGTTGAATCATTCGCTATGGATTAGGCATAGAATCGTTAACATCCGGTGAGCACATTCAGTGGGCAAACAGTACGAGGAGAGCAACATGAGCGCGACCAAGGCCAGCAAAACAAGCAGCGCCAGCCGTAGAAAATTCATTGCGACCTTGGGATTGGGCGGTGCCGCGGCCGCGGCCGCGGTCGTCCTGAAGGGGCAAACCGAGGCTCAAAAGCTCGCGGCCGGAAGTGCGGGCGACAAGCCCGCCGACGACGGCTATAAACTCACCAGCCACGTCCGTAATTACTACCGAACCACTCAAGTCTGACTGCGAGGAGAGCCGACATGCTGCTAACCAGAAAGTCCACGACCGAAGTTGGTCAAATTGGCAATGGCGCCAGCGGCAGCAAACGCCTGAGCCGTCACGCTACCGGCTTCCTGGCTGCGACCATGGATCGCCGCAGCTTTCTCAAACGTTCGGGTGTCGCGGCCGGCGCCGGCGCCGCGCTCAGCCAACTGCCGTTCAATATGATCGGCGATGCGAAAGCCGCCGACGCAAAGCCGACGCAAAACGGCGAAGTTGCGGTCAGACGTACGGTTTGTACGCACTGCTCGGTCGGCTGCGCGGTCGATGCCGTGGTCGAGAACGGCGTCTGGGTGCGCCAGGAACCGGTATTCGATTCACCGTTGAATCTGGGCGCGCATTGCGCCAAGGGCGCGTCGGTCCGCGAGCATGGCCATGGCGAGCACCGGCTGAAATATCCGATGAAGCTCGTCAACGGCAAGTACCAGAAAATTTCCTGGGATCAGGCAATCAACGAAGTCGGCGACAAACTGCTCGCGATCCGCAAGGAAAGCTCGCCGGAAGCGACCTACTGGATCGGCTCGTCGAAGCACAACAACGAGCAGGCGTTTTTGTTCTGCAAGTTCGTGCGCATGTTCGGCACCAACAACACCGACCATCAGGCGCGCATCTGCCACTCGACGACCGTCGCCTCGGTAGCCAATACCTGGGGCTACGGCGCCATGACGAATTCCTACAACGACATGCAGAACAGCAAATGCATGGTGTTCATCGGCAGCAACGCGGCCGAGGCGCACCCGGTATCCCTGCTGCACATTCTGCACGCCAAGGAAAACGGCTCGAAGATGATCGTCGTCGATCCGCGCTTCACGCGGACCGCGGCCAAAGCCGATATGTATGTGCGCATACGTTCGGGCACCGACGTGGCTTTCATGTGGGGCATCCTGCATCACATTTTCAAGAACGGCTGGGAAGACAAAAAGTACATCGACGACCGCGTGTACGGCATGGACAAGATTCGCGAGGAAGTCGCGAAGTGGACGCCCGACGTGGTGCAGGATGTGACGGGCGCCAGCGAAGCCGAAGTCTTTCAGGTCGCCAAGACGCTCGCTGAAAACCGGCCGGGCACTATCGTCTGGTGCATGGGTATCACCCAACACTCGACCGGCAACGCCAACACCCGCGCGATTCCGATCGTGCTGCTGGCGCTGGGCGACGTCGGCGTTTCCGGTGGCGGCGCCAACATTTTCCGCGGCCACGACAATGTGCAGGGCGCAACCGATGTCGGCCCGAATCCCGATTCGCTGCCGGGCTACTACGGACTTGCCGAAGGTTCGTGGAAACACTGGGCCGCAGTCTGGGGCGTCGATTACGAATGGCTGAAAGGCCGTTACGTCTCCAAGGAGATGATGGAGAAGCCGGGCATGACGGTATCGCGCTGGATCGACGGCGTGCTCGAGAAAAACGAGAACATCGACCAGGGTCCGAACCTGCGCGCGGTGATTTACTGGGGCCATGCGCCGAACAGCCAGACGCGCGGCGTCGAGATGGTCGAAGCGATGAAGAAGCTCGATCTGATCGTCGTGGTCGATCCCTATCCGTCCGCGACCGCGGCGATGGCGGCGATGGTCAGGCAGGACGGTGTCTATCTGCTGCCGGCTGCCACCCAGTTCGAGTGCGACGGCTCGGTTACGGCTTCGAACCGTTCGCTGCAGTGGCGCGAAAAAGTCATCGAACCGCTGTTCGAATCGAAGACCGATCACGAGATCATGTATCTGTTCTCGAAGAAATTCGGTTTCGACAAGGAGATGTGGAAAAACATCAAGGTCACGAACAATAATCCGAGCATGGAAGACACGCTGCGTGAAATCAATCGCGGCACGTTCACAATTGGTTACTCGGGTCAGTCGCCTGAGCGCCTGAAGTTGCATATGAAGAACATGCATACCTTCGACGTGAAGACGCTGCGCGCAAAAGGCGGCCCATGCGACGGCGATTATTTCGGTCTGCCGTGGCCGTGCTGGGGCACGCCGGAACTCAAGCATCCGGGCACGCCGAATTTGTACGATACCTCGAAAGAGGTCAAGGATGGCGGCCTGAATTTCCGCGCTAATTTCGGCGTCGAGAAGGACGGCGTCAACCTGTTGGCGGAAGACGGCTCGCACTCGAAGAACGCGGAACTGACGATGGGATATCCCGAGTTCGATCATGTGCTGCTGAAGAAACTCGGCTGGTGGGCGGATCTGACCGACGCAGAGAAAGCCAAGGCCGAAGGCAAGAACTGGAAAACCGATCTGTCGGGCGGCATCATCCGCGTCGCCATCAAGCACGGCTGCGCGCCGTTCGGCAACGGCAAGGCGCGTGCGGTGGTGTGGAATTTCCCGGATCCGGTGCCGCTGCATCGCGAGCCGCTGTTCTCGCCGCGGCCCGATCTCGTCGCCAAGTATCCTTCGTACGACGACAAGAAAACCTTCTGGCGCCTGCCGACCTTGTTCAAGTCAATACAGACAGCGGCCGATTATTCGAAGGATTATCCGCTGGTCATGACCAGCGGCCGCCTGGTCGAATACGAAGGCGGCGGCGAGGAAACGCGCTCGAATCCGTGGTTGGCCGAGCTGCAACAGGAAATGTTCTGCGAAGTGAATCCGAAAGACGCCAACGACAAGGGTGTGCGCAACGGCGAATACATCTGGGTCGAAACGCCGAGCAAGGCGCGCCTGAAGGTGCGTGCCCAGGTGACCGAAAGAGTCGGTGCAGGCGTCGTGTTCCTGCCTTTCCACTTTTCCGGCTGGTGGATGGGAAAAGACCTGCTCGACAAGTACCCGGAAGGTGCTGCACCCATCGTGCGCGGTGAAGCGGTCAACACGGCGACGACTTACGGCTATGACTCCGTCACCATGATGCAGGAAAGCAAAACTACTTTATGCCGCTTCGCCAAGGCATAGACAAACATCACTCAGCGAGGAGTCAGATCATGGCAAGAATGAAGTTTCTGTGTGATGCCGAGCGCTGCATCGAGTGCAACGGTTGTGTGACTGCGTGCAAAAACGAAAACGAGGTCCCCTGGGGCGTCAACCGGCGCCGCGTCGTCACGCTGAATGACGGCATTCCCGGCGAGCGTTCGATGTCGGTCGCGTGCATGCATTGCTCGGATGCGCCGTGCATGGCGGTGTGCCCGGTCGATTGCTTCTACAAGACTGCTGAAGGCGTCGTGCTGCACGACAAGGATTTGTGCATAGGCTGCGGCTACTGCTTTTACGCCTGTCCGTTCGGCGCGCCGCAGTTTCCGCAGGACGGCGCGTTTGGATTGCGCGGCAAAATGGACAAATGCACGTTCTGCGCCGGCGGTCCGGAAGCCAATGGCTCAGAGGCCGAATTCAAGAAGTACGGCCGCAACCGTCTGGCCGAAGGCAAGCTGCCCGCTTGCGCTGAAATGTGTTCGACCAAGGCATTGCTCGGAGGCGATGGCGATGTCATTGCCGACATCTACCGTACCCGCGTTACGCGTCGCGGCAAAGGCTCCGAAGTGTGGGGCTGGGGGACGGCTTACGGCAAACCCGATCAGCAGCCGCAAACGTCGCCGGAGCAAGCTCCGCAGCAGGCGCCACGGGGAGGGAACAACTCATGAGCGTTCGACGTCTGCTCGCAATTCCTCTGGCGGTGTGCCTGGTTGCGCTGGGCGTTGCCGGCTGCGGCGAAAAACCGCAGGTCGTCAACTACAAGCAAGGCAAATATCAGGGCAAACCCGACAGTCCTTCATGGGAAAACGAACGCTTCAAAGGTGATCAGACCGCCTGGGAAAAGCAGTTGCGTCAACGCAACCTGGCGCAGAACGAGTATCTGCGCACCAACTAAACCCGGCGGAGGGACGACTATGATGAGCAGAGCTGTGCTGGGCGCGTTGGCGCATTGGCTGCTGGTTTTGACGCTCGCGAGCGCGGGCGCCGCATGGGCGGACGAGAAGCAGCCCTATGTGACGCCACCGCCTTCATCGTCCGACCAGCGGACGATCAACCAGGTCGAGCGTCAGCAGACGCAACCGTACAACAACGCGCCGCTGTGGCGAGAAGTGCGTTCGGGCGATGCCGGCGTGACGCAAGTCAAAGGCATCGAAACCGGCGTGCTCGTGCAACCGCAAGGCGAAACGTGGCGGGCGCTGCGCAACGGGCCGGTGATTTTCTACGGCGGTATCTTGCTGCTGGTCGTGCCCGCCGCAATCCTACTGTTTTTTGCCTGGCGCGGACCATTGAAGACGCACAGTCCGCCATCCGGCCGTCTGATCCAGCGCTTCACGAGCTGGGAACGGCTGATTCACTGGCTGACTGCGATCAGCTTCGTGGTTCTGGCGTTGTCCGGAATTCTGATGCTGTTCGGCAAGTACATCGTGCTGCCGCTGTTCGGCTATACCTTGTTTTCGTGGATCGCGATCGTTTCGAAAAACCTGCACAACTTTGTCGGGCCGCTGTTCGTGTTCTGCACGCTGCTGATGTTTTTCACGTTTGTCGGCGGCAATTTCTGGCGCATCTACGACTGGAAGTGGATCAAAAAAGGCGGCGGCATGGTTAGCGGCGAGCACGTGCCGGCCGGCAAATACAATGCGGGCGAGAAGCTCTGGTTCTGGGGCGGGGTGACGCTGCTCGGCATCGTCGTCAGCGCATCCGGCCTGATTCTCAATTTCCCGAACTTCGATCAGGGCCGCGGCTTGATGCAGCAAGCCAACATAGTGCACGGCGTAGCCGCTTTGTTTTACATGGCGGCATCGCTCGGACATATTTACCTCGGCACCATAGGCATGCAGGGCGCATATCGATCGATGCGGCACGGCACCGTCGACGAAACCTGGGCCAAAGAGCATCACGAATACTGGTACGACGATCTGAAAGCGGGGAAGGCCGTTGCTACGCCACCGACTCACTCGAAACCGGGTCCGCGCGCGCAACCGCAGCACGGGTAAACCATTTTTCCTGCGATAAGGAATCAGCCATGAAAATTTCGAAATTGAGCGCGCTTCTCGTTGCAGCGGCATTCGGATTGTTGAGCGGTATTGCCGGCGCCAAGCTGCCGCCCCCGACTCCGGAGGCACAGGCTAAAGCCGACGAGGCGAAAGCCAAGGCCGCGGCCGCTGCCGAGGTGGAGAAAGCGAATCTGGCCAAAGCGCAGGACCGCGTCGCGGCGCGTTATATCGAGCAGCAGAAAGAAAAAGGAATAACCGTTACGCCGACACCTGTGGTCGCGCCGCCTGCCGCAGCAGGCGCGCCATCGACCACGCCCGCGGCGGCTTCGCCGACCAGGCCTCTCGAGAAAGCCGAGGCGCATTCGGCGCCCGTCGACCCCAAAGGCGATGCGAAGATGGATGGCAAGGTGACGGAAAAGAACGAAGCAAACAGACCGAAGTAGCGTCGCGCGGCCGCGTATGCCGGCGGTGATTCGCTTCAGATATTCGTCAGATTCGCTTTAAGAAAAGGGCGCATTGGAATGCGCCCTTTTCATTCGATTCAAGCCAGCCTATCGGAAAATCATCCCGGCAACGTTGCCGAGCAATTCCAGCAGATTTGAAAGTTCCCGGGGTTTTCCTCTCCGCAATTCGCACACGAAGCAAGCCCCATCTCGAGCGGACCGCATTGGTACTCGAGCAATATTCTTTTCGCACGAACAGAATCTTTCGGGTTGCAGAGCCAGACTTCGGGATAGGCTTCGTTGACCGGAATTTCGCCCAGCCCGCCCTGCGCGTTCTGATTGAAAATCCGCACATCGATACCCTCGTTCGCAAGCAGATTCAGAACGATATGGGCGTCGGGAAGATTGGCTGCGCTATACAGCTTCTTCATCGAGCGTCAGTACGCGTGGCGCGCCAGCGATGCCGATTGCAGGATGGTCGTCGCCAGTTCTTCGATCGACTTGTTGGTGGTATCGAGGAACGGTATTCCTTCCTTACGCATCAGGGCTTCGGCTTCCCGCGCTTCGAATTCGCAGTTGACCATGGTCGCATCGGGATTGCGTTCACTGCGAATCTGGCGCAGACGCTCAGGCGCGATGGTGAGCCCATAAAGCTTGGGCCGAACCGATTTCAGCGGCGCTGGCAATTGCATCGAGCTGAAGTTTTCCGGATTCAGCGGAAAATTGGCCGCACGCACGCCGTAGTGCATCGCCATATACAAACTGATCGGCGTTTTACCGCAGCGCGATACGCCGACCAGAATCACGTCGGCTTCCGGCAAATCGCGCGTGGCAATGCCCGCGTCATGATTCAGCGCAAAGTTGACAGCCTCTATACGCCGCACGTAATCGAAGCGATCACGGGCGTGCGAGCGGCCCATGGTATGCGATGACTTCATGCCGAGTTCGGTTTCGAGCGGCAGGATGAAGATTTCGAAGCAATCGAGGAACAGGCCGTTTGCCATCGAGATAACGGCGCTTATCTCGGGATTGACCAGCGTACCGAATACGAGCGGCCGGGCGCCGTCGGTTGCCGCCTGCTCGTTGATCCGATGCGCGACCGCATAGGCTTTTTCGACCGTATCGACGAAAGGCAAAACCGTTTCGCTGAACGCCATGTCGTCGAACTGAGTCAGAAGCGCATGTCCCAGCGCTTCCACGGTAATGCCGGTCCGGTCTGAAACGAAGAAAGCTGCGCGCTGGGTCATGGGTATAGGGGCTTCGAGCGTCGCAAATGTCGCGATATTCACTTTAGCACAAAAGTTTTTTGCCCGGCTACGCTCGCGAACGCTAGCTGCGGCAGGGCTAATCGAGCAGCAAGCGAACTAAATATCGAAATGGATTGGTGGGCGGCACTGGGTTCGAACCAGTGACCCCTGCCGTGTGAAGGCAGTGCTCTACCGCTGAGCTAGCCACCCGAAGCGCGAATTAAATCATGGCGTCAGACGCCCGGTCAATTTGCCCCGCGGCCCGTTCCAGGTTTGCGGGCAATACCACGCGCGGCTCGCTAAAATGCCGCTCATCGAGTCAAACATGGCGAGTCGAAACATGGAAAACATACGAACGCGTTTCGCGCCGAGCCCGACAGGTTATCTGCATATCGGCGGCGCACGCACCGCGCTGTTCGCCTGGGCTTTTGCCCGGCGCACCGGCGGCCGATTCCTGCTGCGCATCGAAGATACCGACGTCGAGCGATCGACCCAGGCTTCGGTTGACGCCATTCTCGACAGCATGCGCTGGCTGGGGCTCGATTACGACGAGGGCCCGTATTACCAAAGCGAAC
This genomic interval from Burkholderiales bacterium contains the following:
- a CDS encoding DUF2007 domain-containing protein, whose product is MKKLYSAANLPDAHIVLNLLANEGIDVRIFNQNAQGGLGEIPVNEAYPEVWLCNPKDSVRAKRILLEYQCGPLEMGLASCANCGEENPGNFQICWNCSATLPG
- a CDS encoding formate dehydrogenase: MKISKLSALLVAAAFGLLSGIAGAKLPPPTPEAQAKADEAKAKAAAAAEVEKANLAKAQDRVAARYIEQQKEKGITVTPTPVVAPPAAAGAPSTTPAAASPTRPLEKAEAHSAPVDPKGDAKMDGKVTEKNEANRPK
- a CDS encoding kinase/pyrophosphorylase, with the protein product MTQRAAFFVSDRTGITVEALGHALLTQFDDMAFSETVLPFVDTVEKAYAVAHRINEQAATDGARPLVFGTLVNPEISAVISMANGLFLDCFEIFILPLETELGMKSSHTMGRSHARDRFDYVRRIEAVNFALNHDAGIATRDLPEADVILVGVSRCGKTPISLYMAMHYGVRAANFPLNPENFSSMQLPAPLKSVRPKLYGLTIAPERLRQIRSERNPDATMVNCEFEAREAEALMRKEGIPFLDTTNKSIEELATTILQSASLARHAY